The stretch of DNA ATCCAGAGCCAGTTCCTTGCTCCGCATCGATTCAGTCCTGCCCCGGTTCTCGTTCCAGCGCCTGGTTTCATGCTGGATCGTGCCTCCAGCTTCCAGAATCCCGATCTGTCGCTGGATCTCATAATCAATCGCCAGCCTGATGAAGCGCGGAGAACTGATATTCTTGATCTCAACCCGTGTCCCGAGCTGATTGCGTTGCCTGGAAACTGAGACATTGGCGTCGCAGCGCATCTGGCCGAGTTCCATGTTGGCTTCGGACGAATCAATGGTCCGGAGCAGCAGCTGATAATAACGGAAAAAAGTTTCGGCTTCCTCGCCGATATGGAAATCCGGCTCAGTCACGAGTTCCAGCAGCGGCACTCCTGCGCGGTTAAAATCCACCATGCTCTCTTCACCGGCATGCAGCAATTTGCCGGCATCCTCTTCCAGGTGGACTTCGCGGATCCTGACCGGGATCACCCTGCCCCTGACTTCCACGCTGGATGAGCCGTTTCTGCCAAGCGTGGAGTAAAACTGCGAGACCTGGTAACTTTTGGCGAGGTCCGGATAAAAGTAATGCTTGCGGTCGAATCTGATTTCAGCGGGGATGGCCATGCCAAGCGCGGAAGCAACCTTGAGGGCCTGGCGTAGTGCCTGGCCGTTCAAACTGGGCAATGCTCCCGGAAAGCCCAGGCAGATGTTGCAGACATGCGTATTAGGCTGGTCGGAAAAGGCTGCCGGACAACTGCAGAAAAGTTTGCTTGCAGTCCTGAGCTGAGCATGAATTTCCAGGCCGATCGTACCCAAATAGCTCATACTGCCTCCGGAACTCTATGCGGACAGAGCGAAGCATCAAATTTCAGCATCGATTCAAGCTCTGCCGCGAATTCCAGCAGCCTCAGATCCGAAAACCTCGGCCCCATCAGCTGCACTGAAGTCGGCAGCCCTCCATCCACTCCGACCGGAAGAGAGATGGCAGGAATTCCGGCCAGGTTGGCTGTGACGGTAAATTCATCTGCGAGCTTCATTTTGATGGGATCGCTTGTAAATTCTCCGATTTTAAAAGCCCTGGTCGGAAACACCGGAGTGAGCAGAAAGTCGACCTTGGTAAATGATTCCGCAAGTCCGCAGCTGATTTTTCTTCTGGCAGCCTGGGCCCGTCCGTAATACTGGTCGTAATGCCCAGCTCTCAGCACGAAAGTTCCCAGCATGATCCTCAGCTTCACTTCAGGCCCGAACAAGTTTCTGGTGCTGAACACCAGTTCATCCAGGTCTGCCGGGAATTTCACTGATCGAGCTCCATAACGGATTCCGTCATACCGGCCGAGATT from Candidatus Wallbacteria bacterium encodes:
- the gatB gene encoding Asp-tRNA(Asn)/Glu-tRNA(Gln) amidotransferase subunit GatB encodes the protein MSYLGTIGLEIHAQLRTASKLFCSCPAAFSDQPNTHVCNICLGFPGALPSLNGQALRQALKVASALGMAIPAEIRFDRKHYFYPDLAKSYQVSQFYSTLGRNGSSSVEVRGRVIPVRIREVHLEEDAGKLLHAGEESMVDFNRAGVPLLELVTEPDFHIGEEAETFFRYYQLLLRTIDSSEANMELGQMRCDANVSVSRQRNQLGTRVEIKNISSPRFIRLAIDYEIQRQIGILEAGGTIQHETRRWNENRGRTESMRSKELALDYRYLQEPDLAVVRITPAELKKIGSLPELPDPRRSL